The following are from one region of the Nostoc cf. commune SO-36 genome:
- the rplD gene encoding 50S ribosomal protein L4: MVESVVKNWQGEQVGETTFELRVAKEETASHIVHRALVRQLTNARQGNASTKTRAEVRGGGRKPWRQKGTGRARAGSIRSPLWRGGGVIFGPKPRDFNLKLNRKERRLALRTAFVSRIDDLIVVEEFSTELSRPKTKELVAALARWGVVPESKALLILSEIADTDNVYLSARNIENLKLIAADQLNVFDLLHADKIVVTASALEKIQEVYSA; the protein is encoded by the coding sequence ATGGTTGAAAGCGTAGTTAAAAATTGGCAAGGAGAACAGGTCGGCGAGACGACCTTCGAGTTGCGCGTTGCCAAGGAAGAAACAGCGTCTCATATTGTGCATCGCGCCTTAGTACGGCAATTGACCAATGCTCGTCAAGGAAATGCCAGTACAAAAACTCGTGCTGAAGTCAGAGGTGGCGGACGTAAACCTTGGAGACAAAAAGGTACTGGTCGCGCTCGTGCAGGCTCTATTCGTTCACCATTGTGGCGTGGTGGTGGTGTGATCTTTGGTCCAAAACCCAGAGACTTCAACCTCAAGTTAAACCGTAAAGAGCGACGTTTAGCACTGCGGACAGCATTTGTAAGTCGCATTGACGATTTAATCGTGGTAGAAGAATTTAGCACTGAGCTTTCTCGCCCCAAGACTAAAGAATTAGTGGCAGCCCTTGCCCGTTGGGGAGTTGTACCAGAAAGCAAGGCACTGTTAATTTTGTCTGAAATTGCGGATACAGATAACGTTTATTTGTCAGCCCGCAATATTGAAAATTTAAAACTAATTGCAGCCGACCAGTTAAACGTTTTTGATTTACTGCACGCTGACAAAATTGTAGTTACGGCATCAGCCCTAGAAAAAATTCAGGAGGTCTACAGTGCCTAG
- the rplC gene encoding 50S ribosomal protein L3, protein MSVGILGTKLGMTQIFDEAGVAIPVTVIQAGPCTVTQVKTKQTDGYFAIQVGYHEVKPKALNRPLLGHLAKSSAPALRHLNEYHTDGSSDYALGQQIKADIFSAGQIVDVVGTSIGRGFAGNQKRNNFARGPMSHGSKNHRAPGSIGAGTTPGRVYPGKRMAGRLGGKRITIRKLTIVRVDAERNILLIKGAIPGKPGALVSVVPAKVVG, encoded by the coding sequence GTGTCTGTAGGTATTCTCGGCACCAAGCTGGGCATGACCCAAATATTTGACGAAGCAGGAGTAGCCATTCCTGTGACAGTCATTCAAGCAGGGCCATGCACCGTTACACAAGTTAAAACGAAACAAACCGACGGTTACTTTGCGATTCAAGTTGGTTATCACGAAGTTAAACCCAAGGCACTAAACAGACCACTACTGGGCCATTTGGCTAAATCATCTGCCCCAGCATTGCGTCACTTAAATGAATATCACACTGATGGCTCTAGTGATTATGCTTTAGGTCAACAGATTAAAGCAGATATTTTTAGCGCAGGTCAAATTGTCGATGTCGTCGGCACAAGTATTGGTCGCGGCTTTGCGGGAAACCAGAAGCGCAACAACTTTGCTCGTGGGCCTATGTCACACGGTTCCAAAAACCACAGAGCGCCGGGTTCTATTGGTGCTGGTACAACACCAGGTCGTGTCTATCCAGGTAAGCGGATGGCAGGGCGTTTAGGTGGTAAACGCATCACAATCCGCAAACTGACCATAGTGCGAGTTGATGCAGAACGCAACATATTGCTAATCAAGGGAGCTATTCCTGGTAAACCAGGCGCTCTAGTAAGTGTTGTACCTGCAAAAGTAGTGGGATAG
- the ndhN gene encoding NAD(P)H-quinone oxidoreductase subunit N, which translates to MALITTGNGLIRDLEKFGALGVYVPLEGGYEGRYQRRLRAAGYTTLHITAKGLGDVAAYLTRIHGVRPPHLGKKSNGTGAAVGHIYYLPPILNSHLEQLPPKSKGLVLWIIEGHILSNEELEYLTNLPQLEPRVKVVIERGGDRVFRWTSLEKTLLAS; encoded by the coding sequence ATGGCACTAATTACCACTGGCAACGGTTTAATCCGCGATCTGGAAAAATTTGGCGCTCTTGGAGTGTATGTACCTCTGGAAGGGGGTTATGAAGGTCGATATCAGCGCCGACTACGCGCAGCTGGTTATACTACCCTTCACATTACTGCTAAAGGACTAGGTGACGTAGCTGCGTATCTCACAAGAATTCATGGAGTTAGACCTCCTCATCTTGGGAAAAAAAGCAATGGTACGGGTGCAGCAGTAGGTCATATATACTATTTGCCGCCAATTCTCAATTCTCATCTAGAACAGCTACCACCAAAGTCAAAGGGGCTGGTCTTGTGGATTATTGAAGGGCATATTCTTTCTAATGAGGAACTCGAGTATTTAACGAATTTGCCTCAGCTAGAACCACGAGTAAAAGTAGTTATTGAGAGGGGTGGCGATCGCGTTTTCCGTTGGACTTCTCTAGAAAAAACTCTGTTAGCTAGCTAA
- a CDS encoding phycobiliprotein lyase has translation MTSLLKIAQTADEAQISEFFQESEGKWRSQRRYYTLPEGETKEMESIVTINFLNQGCNELQNLAQMHDLPDTGSLICGAAVTWESMDVLKARKESQGSTIFGALGNILYRDRGFAISKPVTAHYYFSNPKTLCLRTEYNGSVFEEELKLIGSKYRTRQTIISRAGEQLMIGQYLEKRVD, from the coding sequence GTGACATCATTGCTAAAAATTGCCCAAACCGCCGACGAAGCCCAGATTTCCGAATTTTTCCAGGAATCAGAGGGTAAGTGGCGATCGCAACGGCGCTACTACACTCTACCTGAAGGAGAAACCAAGGAGATGGAGAGTATAGTTACGATCAATTTTCTCAATCAGGGCTGTAATGAATTGCAAAACCTAGCTCAAATGCACGATTTGCCTGATACAGGTAGTTTGATCTGTGGTGCAGCAGTTACATGGGAAAGTATGGATGTGCTAAAGGCAAGGAAAGAGTCGCAAGGTTCAACGATATTTGGAGCTTTAGGAAACATTTTGTATCGCGATCGCGGTTTTGCCATATCCAAACCAGTCACCGCCCACTATTATTTCTCCAACCCAAAAACACTGTGTTTGCGAACTGAATACAACGGTTCAGTTTTTGAGGAAGAGTTAAAACTAATTGGTAGCAAATACCGCACTAGACAAACTATTATCTCCCGTGCTGGTGAGCAGTTGATGATTGGTCAATATTTAGAAAAGAGAGTGGATTAG
- a CDS encoding RNA recognition motif domain-containing protein, whose protein sequence is MSIYVGNLSYDVTQDALSAVFAEYGAVKRVQLPTDRETGRLRGFAFVEMSSEDEEAKAIEALDGAEWLGRDLKVNKAKPREDRGGGGSFGGNRGGGGGGGYNRNRY, encoded by the coding sequence ATGTCAATTTACGTTGGTAACCTCTCCTATGATGTTACACAAGATGCGCTAAGTGCTGTATTTGCAGAATATGGTGCTGTAAAGCGTGTTCAACTACCTACTGATCGTGAAACAGGTCGTTTACGCGGCTTTGCTTTCGTGGAAATGAGTTCAGAAGATGAAGAAGCAAAAGCAATTGAAGCTCTTGATGGTGCTGAATGGCTTGGTCGCGACCTGAAGGTAAATAAAGCCAAGCCCAGAGAAGACAGAGGTGGCGGTGGTTCCTTCGGTGGTAATCGTGGTGGCGGTGGTGGCGGTGGCTACAACCGTAACCGTTACTAA
- a CDS encoding S-layer homology domain-containing protein gives MTNRPPSEPESSPKTALGFDEFIAILVAFTTIGAILFWSLSRRDSSWNLNGLLLPNSTPSPSVQPNPVLPSPTAKVEPYPVPNNVLPYSSPEAVVEPKTPLFSTNSATPYRAMLPSVLVIPTQSPQAQTPVSSSIELESSLKSSALPLVTPVKPKSIIPPPIAFNDVPNDFWSRRFIDVLSARGILKGFPDYSFRPNQPVNRAEFAAILEKAFDQKLSKTAIAFQDVPTKFWATPAIDQAISAGFLKGYPKKTFKPQENISRVQVLVALASGLNLKAPTSPNQVISVYKDAKDIPAYAVGKIAAATTNGLVVNYPNLQVLAPNKVASRAEVAAMIHQALVKRGKLQAITSPNIVRRSSPPQASPKISPELSQTSKAKPKGELPTGGSSQ, from the coding sequence ATGACAAATAGACCTCCTTCCGAACCGGAGTCATCCCCAAAAACTGCCCTTGGCTTTGATGAATTTATAGCCATTTTGGTTGCCTTCACCACTATCGGAGCGATTCTTTTTTGGTCATTGTCCCGCAGAGATTCTAGCTGGAACTTAAACGGGTTGCTCTTGCCGAACTCCACTCCATCTCCTAGTGTTCAACCAAATCCAGTATTGCCCTCTCCTACTGCCAAGGTAGAACCTTATCCAGTGCCCAACAACGTTTTACCCTATTCTTCACCAGAGGCTGTTGTTGAACCCAAGACACCTTTATTTTCAACTAACAGCGCAACTCCTTACCGCGCAATGTTGCCATCTGTTCTGGTAATCCCGACTCAATCCCCACAAGCACAAACACCTGTATCTTCTTCAATAGAACTTGAGTCATCACTCAAATCATCAGCTTTGCCTTTAGTAACTCCAGTAAAACCAAAATCAATCATTCCGCCGCCAATTGCATTTAACGATGTGCCCAATGACTTTTGGAGTCGGCGTTTTATAGATGTTCTTTCTGCCCGTGGGATTCTTAAAGGGTTTCCTGATTATTCTTTTAGACCAAATCAGCCTGTAAACCGCGCCGAATTTGCTGCCATACTAGAAAAAGCCTTTGACCAAAAACTGTCTAAGACTGCGATCGCATTTCAAGATGTACCAACAAAATTTTGGGCAACTCCAGCAATTGACCAAGCCATCAGTGCCGGATTTCTCAAAGGCTACCCGAAAAAAACCTTCAAACCACAAGAAAATATTTCACGAGTGCAAGTTTTAGTTGCCCTTGCCAGTGGGTTGAATTTGAAAGCACCCACTTCCCCAAATCAGGTTATCAGTGTCTATAAAGATGCTAAAGATATTCCAGCTTATGCTGTCGGCAAAATAGCTGCTGCTACAACTAATGGCCTAGTAGTTAACTATCCAAATCTCCAAGTTCTTGCTCCCAACAAAGTAGCTAGTCGGGCAGAAGTGGCGGCAATGATCCATCAAGCTTTAGTAAAACGGGGCAAATTACAGGCAATTACATCTCCAAATATAGTGCGTAGGTCTAGCCCGCCGCAGGCATCGCCCAAAATATCTCCAGAACTTTCCCAAACTTCAAAAGCGAAGCCAAAGGGTGAATTGCCCACAGGAGGTTCGTCTCAATAA
- a CDS encoding sensor histidine kinase has product MPEEFSCEISPPFLCLGSDRDLDLDSTLQELPMYNFSVEINHTAMEVASFLEKYPLLPGVILVEQGQFIGMISRRRLLEFLIRPFGQELFVQQPLAVLYSYARTSILLVADTTSILTAMQLSLKRSPELLAEPIVVQTESGAYRLLDVQELSIISWQIRGIDNLIRYERSQAQMIQNDKMANLGRLVDGVAHEILDPVGFIWGNIIYVSNYSQDLLKLIAAYDKELPSVSQAINQIKEEIEFDFLEQDLSRSLASIRTGAERLKKLVTSLQNFCHIDELYPKPVDLHACIDSITLLINSRLQGEIEIVKYYGQLPPVYCFMGQLNQVLMNILSEVVDTLLNEAVRQQLHLEETKTIQKPRIEITTEVISQEASNPDAPDSRWILIRIADNGSGMSEELQQQIIESFSSEKKNGKNTSLAVSYRIITGRHGGKLNFHSQIGIGTKFEILLPLV; this is encoded by the coding sequence GTGCCAGAAGAATTCAGCTGCGAAATCTCACCGCCATTTTTGTGTCTTGGTAGCGATCGCGATCTTGATTTAGATTCAACTCTCCAAGAACTACCAATGTACAACTTCTCGGTGGAAATCAACCACACCGCTATGGAAGTGGCTAGTTTTTTGGAAAAATATCCTCTGTTACCAGGAGTAATTTTGGTAGAACAGGGACAGTTCATTGGCATGATTTCGCGGCGGCGACTGCTGGAATTTTTGATTCGCCCATTCGGACAAGAGTTATTTGTTCAGCAACCATTAGCCGTTCTTTACAGTTATGCGCGGACATCAATTTTGTTGGTTGCTGATACAACATCGATTTTAACGGCGATGCAACTTAGCTTAAAGCGATCGCCAGAATTGTTAGCAGAACCAATTGTAGTACAAACAGAATCTGGTGCTTATAGATTGTTAGATGTCCAAGAATTAAGTATTATTTCTTGGCAAATTCGGGGAATCGACAATCTGATTCGGTATGAACGCAGTCAAGCCCAAATGATTCAAAATGATAAAATGGCAAATCTAGGGCGCTTGGTAGACGGCGTAGCGCATGAGATTTTAGACCCAGTGGGTTTTATTTGGGGTAACATAATTTATGTTTCCAACTACAGCCAAGATTTACTCAAGCTGATCGCGGCTTACGACAAAGAGCTACCATCAGTTTCCCAGGCAATTAATCAAATTAAAGAAGAAATTGAATTTGATTTTTTAGAACAAGATTTGTCGCGATCGCTTGCAAGTATTCGCACGGGAGCGGAGAGATTAAAGAAACTTGTAACTAGTTTGCAAAACTTCTGTCATATTGATGAACTTTATCCCAAGCCTGTAGATTTACACGCCTGTATAGATAGTATTACTTTATTAATTAATAGCCGTCTTCAAGGAGAAATTGAAATCGTCAAATATTACGGTCAGCTACCTCCAGTATATTGCTTTATGGGGCAGTTAAACCAAGTTTTGATGAATATTTTAAGCGAAGTTGTGGATACTTTACTCAATGAAGCAGTACGGCAACAGTTGCATTTAGAAGAGACAAAAACTATTCAAAAGCCTCGAATTGAGATTACCACAGAAGTTATTTCGCAAGAAGCAAGCAATCCAGATGCACCAGATTCTCGCTGGATTTTAATTCGCATTGCTGACAATGGCTCTGGAATGTCTGAAGAATTACAACAGCAAATTATAGAGTCTTTTTCTAGTGAAAAGAAGAATGGTAAAAATACTAGTTTAGCTGTAAGTTATAGAATTATTACCGGCAGACATGGCGGTAAATTGAATTTTCATTCACAGATTGGTATAGGTACAAAATTTGAAATATTATTGCCTTTAGTTTGA
- a CDS encoding ATP-binding protein, producing the protein MDNQDNSIQIQELEKTNRILQKKLERCQNERRQLETDIATKEFLLKKVICELEESQTNLQQRGQELENTLDSLHQMQAQMIQSEKMSALGQMVAGIAHEINNPVSFIYGNLSYISQYTHDLLRLVQLYHRYIPNPPAEIQTERKTIDLEFLEKDAIMVLHSMNIGTERIREIVLSLRNFSRLDESECKAVDIHEGIDNTLMILQHRLKATDKSPKIQIIKDYGNLSHVECYAGQLNQVFMNILVNALDALEELNAQRTYQEIRDHPSCIKISTSVVDSQWVKIAIADNGSGIPESIQKQIFNPFFTTKPVGKGTGMGMAISYQIITEKHGGKLDFFSTPEKGTEFVVQIPIQQQICPVI; encoded by the coding sequence ATGGATAACCAAGACAATTCCATACAAATCCAAGAGTTGGAAAAGACAAACCGCATCTTGCAAAAAAAGCTGGAACGCTGCCAAAACGAACGCCGCCAGTTAGAAACTGACATTGCAACAAAGGAGTTTTTACTTAAGAAAGTCATTTGTGAGTTAGAAGAATCTCAAACAAACTTGCAGCAAAGAGGCCAAGAGTTAGAAAATACGTTAGATAGTTTGCATCAAATGCAAGCTCAAATGATTCAAAGCGAAAAGATGTCTGCCCTTGGTCAAATGGTGGCTGGGATTGCTCACGAAATTAACAATCCCGTTAGCTTTATTTATGGAAATCTCAGCTATATCAGCCAATACACCCATGACTTATTACGACTTGTCCAGCTTTATCACCGTTATATTCCTAACCCACCTGCTGAAATTCAAACCGAACGCAAAACTATCGATTTAGAGTTTTTGGAAAAAGACGCGATTATGGTATTGCACTCAATGAATATCGGGACGGAGCGGATTCGAGAGATTGTGCTGTCACTGCGTAACTTCTCGCGCCTGGATGAAAGTGAGTGCAAAGCCGTAGATATTCATGAAGGCATCGACAATACTTTGATGATTTTGCAGCACCGCCTGAAAGCCACTGATAAAAGCCCAAAGATTCAGATTATCAAAGACTACGGCAATTTATCTCATGTAGAATGCTACGCTGGTCAGTTAAACCAAGTGTTTATGAATATTCTCGTAAATGCTCTCGATGCCCTTGAAGAACTCAATGCTCAACGAACTTATCAGGAAATCCGCGATCATCCCAGTTGCATCAAGATTAGTACCTCTGTCGTTGATTCGCAATGGGTAAAAATTGCGATTGCAGACAATGGCTCTGGGATTCCTGAATCGATTCAAAAACAGATTTTCAACCCCTTCTTCACAACCAAACCTGTTGGAAAGGGGACAGGAATGGGCATGGCTATTAGCTATCAAATCATCACCGAAAAACATGGCGGCAAGTTAGATTTCTTTTCGACACCTGAAAAAGGAACGGAGTTTGTGGTTCAAATTCCTATCCAGCAGCAAATTTGTCCAGTAATCTAA
- a CDS encoding glycosyl hydrolase family 57 yields the protein MLSFPTTLTPLPEIIDGLPNISGWETEVLSVVNHDQPVFLPTTNIRLEDVNAVFAIALHMHQPTIPAGNGSTLISNLQYMFEHPHEGDNHNADPFARCYSRMGDLIPELVNQGCNPRVMLDYSGNLLWGLRQMGRGDVLDNLKRITCDRTYQPYVEWLGTMWGHAVIPSTPIADIKLHIVAWQHHFAAIFGWEALARVKGFSPPEMHLPNHPDALYEFVKALKECGYRWLLVQEHSVETLTGQSLTHKHLPHRLVARNSQGETISITALIKTQGSDTKLVAQMQPYYEAKTLSKQQIGSVFVPPIVSQIGDGENGGVMMNEFPSAFKQAWWDMVNHGEGKSGVVGICGTEYLELIEAAGCKPEEYPTCQPVGQHQIWERVSPENNQLEAVENAIQELKQIDSNFHLDGASWTNHISWVKGYENVLSPMYQLSSLFHQKIDPLLQTDSAEPFTRQSQYRNVLLHNLLLQTSCFRYWGQGAWTDYAREIYQRGENLLQMN from the coding sequence ATGCTTTCCTTCCCTACAACACTGACTCCTTTGCCCGAAATCATTGATGGCTTACCGAATATATCTGGTTGGGAAACAGAGGTTCTCTCTGTAGTTAACCACGATCAGCCAGTATTTTTACCAACAACAAACATCCGCTTAGAAGATGTAAATGCTGTGTTTGCGATCGCCTTACACATGCACCAACCAACTATACCTGCTGGAAATGGCAGTACACTTATCAGTAATCTGCAATATATGTTTGAACATCCTCATGAAGGGGATAATCACAATGCAGATCCTTTTGCCCGTTGTTACAGCCGCATGGGAGACTTGATCCCTGAACTTGTCAATCAAGGTTGCAATCCGCGTGTAATGTTGGATTACTCTGGTAATCTGCTGTGGGGACTGCGACAAATGGGACGCGGTGATGTTCTCGATAATCTGAAACGCATCACTTGCGATCGCACCTACCAACCTTATGTAGAGTGGCTGGGTACTATGTGGGGTCATGCAGTTATTCCTTCCACACCCATAGCAGATATTAAATTACATATCGTTGCATGGCAACATCACTTCGCCGCAATTTTTGGTTGGGAAGCACTAGCGCGAGTCAAAGGATTTTCGCCCCCAGAAATGCACCTACCAAATCACCCTGATGCTCTCTATGAATTTGTGAAAGCGCTGAAAGAATGTGGATATCGCTGGCTACTGGTTCAAGAACATTCTGTAGAAACTCTTACTGGTCAATCTCTCACTCATAAACATTTACCACATCGTCTGGTTGCCCGCAATTCTCAAGGTGAAACAATTAGCATTACAGCCTTAATTAAAACCCAAGGTTCGGATACTAAATTAGTTGCCCAGATGCAGCCTTATTATGAAGCAAAAACCTTATCAAAACAACAAATTGGCAGTGTTTTTGTACCACCAATAGTTAGTCAAATTGGCGATGGCGAAAATGGCGGCGTGATGATGAATGAATTTCCTAGCGCTTTTAAACAAGCTTGGTGGGATATGGTAAATCATGGCGAAGGAAAATCAGGTGTTGTTGGGATCTGTGGGACAGAATATTTAGAATTAATCGAAGCTGCTGGATGCAAACCTGAAGAATATCCAACTTGTCAGCCGGTGGGACAACATCAAATTTGGGAGCGAGTTTCACCAGAAAATAATCAACTGGAAGCTGTAGAGAACGCGATTCAAGAATTGAAGCAAATAGACTCTAATTTTCATCTGGATGGAGCCTCATGGACAAATCATATCAGTTGGGTAAAAGGATATGAAAATGTGTTGTCTCCGATGTATCAGTTAAGTAGTTTATTCCATCAAAAAATTGATCCATTACTGCAAACTGATTCAGCAGAACCATTCACTAGACAATCTCAATACCGTAACGTTCTTCTACATAACCTTTTGCTGCAAACCAGTTGTTTTCGTTATTGGGGACAAGGCGCTTGGACTGATTACGCACGGGAAATTTACCAACGTGGCGAAAATTTATTGCAGATGAATTGA
- a CDS encoding ScyD/ScyE family protein, giving the protein MKLKQFGITFLSVSITAFSGMKAAEAASFSVIADGLNNPRGLSFGTDGSLYVTEAGTGGSGACVPSPSVANQSLCYGTTGAVTKIGNGTQERILTGLPSLALPDGTDTSGPQDIKFDATGKPYIAIGYGSNPTFRATLGNTDLGKIITANFNTNSWTSVADLANYELANNPDQGDLISNPFSLLLDGNNIVAVDTGANELLSVGTDGSNLKAIATIPRQTLTNPIFPSGASSSPFEIQAVPTNIAKGPDGAYYISELTGFPFPEGEAKIYRIGADAQPTVYTNGFTQLTDLDFDTEGNLYALQYANQSLWKGNLDGSVIKIASDGTRTTILSGNGLESPTALTIGADNAIYVTNRGDRPGLGQVIKIENPKSVPESTSTFSLLAFLGTVSVTLLHKGKAKRLKISDKFVQEC; this is encoded by the coding sequence ATGAAACTAAAACAATTTGGAATTACATTTTTGAGTGTTTCTATTACTGCTTTTTCGGGAATGAAAGCAGCAGAGGCGGCATCGTTTTCGGTAATTGCCGATGGTCTTAATAATCCACGGGGTCTAAGTTTTGGTACTGATGGAAGTCTCTACGTCACCGAAGCAGGAACAGGCGGCAGTGGAGCTTGTGTTCCTTCACCGAGCGTTGCAAACCAATCTTTATGTTATGGCACAACTGGTGCAGTGACAAAAATTGGAAATGGTACGCAAGAACGCATACTTACAGGACTTCCTTCTTTAGCATTACCAGATGGTACTGATACTTCTGGGCCTCAAGATATCAAATTTGATGCTACTGGCAAGCCTTATATTGCAATTGGGTATGGTTCAAATCCCACATTTCGCGCCACATTAGGTAACACTGACTTAGGAAAAATTATCACTGCTAATTTCAATACAAATTCCTGGACTAGTGTTGCTGATTTAGCTAATTATGAACTTGCAAATAATCCAGATCAAGGCGATCTAATTAGCAATCCCTTCTCTCTTCTTTTAGATGGGAATAACATTGTTGCAGTTGATACTGGTGCTAATGAGTTACTCAGCGTAGGTACTGATGGCAGTAATTTAAAGGCGATCGCCACAATTCCCAGGCAGACATTAACTAATCCAATTTTTCCCTCTGGCGCATCATCATCGCCATTTGAAATCCAAGCAGTACCCACAAATATCGCTAAAGGCCCAGATGGCGCTTATTATATTAGCGAATTAACTGGTTTTCCTTTTCCAGAAGGTGAAGCAAAAATCTATCGAATTGGTGCTGATGCTCAACCAACAGTTTATACCAATGGCTTTACCCAACTTACTGACTTAGATTTTGATACAGAGGGTAATTTATATGCTTTGCAGTACGCTAATCAATCACTCTGGAAAGGGAATCTAGATGGTTCTGTAATTAAAATAGCGAGTGATGGAACTCGCACAACTATTCTGAGTGGCAATGGATTAGAGTCTCCTACTGCTTTGACTATTGGTGCTGATAATGCTATCTACGTGACAAACCGAGGCGATCGCCCTGGACTTGGACAAGTTATCAAAATTGAGAATCCCAAATCTGTTCCTGAATCTACTTCTACTTTCAGCTTATTAGCATTTCTTGGCACTGTGAGCGTTACTTTGTTGCACAAGGGTAAAGCCAAAAGACTGAAGATTTCGGACAAGTTTGTTCAGGAGTGTTGA